Proteins found in one Diorhabda carinulata isolate Delta chromosome 11, icDioCari1.1, whole genome shotgun sequence genomic segment:
- the LOC130899372 gene encoding SID1 transmembrane family member 1-like isoform X2: MYKVIFLLLSLCLAVSESVQHNPAEYVILKYNETYTNTINNNKEYLLEVTETINDTVNANPPRIWIQSNATVSFPLMIVARQTKEMISWQLPLEIEGDVGEFVYNYTTKTMCHDILKHYRMNGRHQKMIQENSFISIATSSNKTINFTIEVRKQNTFTIELSKEHKFNITPSQPSYFFYNFTTDDSLIKKGDSNYETVILEVNSDDDICMVVSIQNISCPVFDTNQDVTFRGFYETVNKKGGITIPKYKFPQGFYIVFVAKPDDYACEKSGFSNVNNSERVKQISLVIKPSITYSDYVMAVLITLGCIGGFYIIFGLPYFFYTVKATTPRAMEYVDNFSTTPNAQMANVQRTISTMSGPSVDITDYDTLNEVDIDKNLRLGRGQPFLIDLARKPPKELTKKSYLYLYNVLTVAIFYALPVLQLVVTYQMVLNETGQQDLCYYNFLCAHPLGFLSDFNHVFSNIGYILLGVLFLIITYLREQSHKDADFDKEFGIPQHYGMFYAMGVALIMEGILSGSYHVCPNSLNFQFDSSFMYVMAVLCMVKLYQNRHPDINANAYTTFGVLALAVVLAMIGILEPNQYFWITFVIIHILMCFYLSVKVYYMGCWRLRDLSLQKFKQVWIYDFWSGPANVVRPCHKARFVLLFLGNLCNWGLDAFALYRLPKNFPVFLLTIFMTNTMLYFVFYIVMKYINKEKVRLLTWAFLIVSGVCAISAMYFFLHKAISWKRTAAQSRQFNVECKLFRFYDYHDIWHFLSAIGMFFTFMVLLTLDDDLSHTHHSQIPVF; encoded by the exons ATGTacaaagttatatttttattattatcattgtgcTTAGCTGTGTCCGAAAGTGTGCAACATAACCCCGCAGAATACGTTATActtaaatataatgaaacatACACtaatactataaataataacaaagaaTATCTTCTAGAAGTAACAGAAACTATT AATGACACAGTTAATGCGAATCCTCCAAGAATATGGATTCAAAGCAACGCAACTGTGTCTTTTCCTTTAATGATAGTAGCAAGACAAACTAAAGAAATGATATCGTGGCAATTGCCTTTAGAAATCGAAGGAGACGTAGGTGAATTCGTATATAATTACACCACAAAAACTATGTGCCACGACATACTAAAACATTATAGAATGAACG GGAGACATCAGAAAATGATACAGGAAAATTCGTTTATTTCTATAGCTACATCTTCgaataaaactattaatttcacCATAGAAGTTAGGAAACAAAATACTTTTACCATAGAACTTTCCAAGGAGCATAAGTTCAATATTACTCCAAGTCAACCcag CTACTTCTTTTACAATTTCACCACAGACGATTCTTTGATAAAAAAGGGGGACTCTAATTACGAAACCGTCATTTTAGAAGTCAATTCAGACGACGATATCTGCATGGTTGTCAGTATACAAAATATAAGT TGCCCTGTTTTCGATACCAATCAAGATGTAACGTTCAGGGGGTTCTACGAAACCGTTAACAAGAAAGGAGGTATCACAATTCCT aaatacaAATTTCCCCAAGGTTTTTACATAGTGTTTGTCGCAAAACCCGACGATTACGCTTGCGAAAAATCGGGTTTTAGTAACGTAAATAATTCAGAGAGGGTGAAACAAATTTCCCTCGTTATTAAACCCAGTATTACATATTCCGATTACGTTATGGCCGTTTTAATTACTTTGGGATGTATAG GTggtttctatataatttttggtcttccgtattttttttatactgtaaAGGCAACTACACCGAGAGCAATGGAgtatgttgataatttttcaaccACGCCAAATGCAC AAATGGCTAATGTTCAACGTACCATATCCACAATGTCTGGCCCCTCGGTAGATATAACTGATTACGATACGTTAAACGAAGTAGatatcgataaaaatttgaggttaggtcGAGGACAACCGTTCCTGATAGATTTAGCCCGAAAACCCCCTAAAGAATTAACGAAAAAATCttatttgtatttatacaaCGTTCTCACGGTGGCCATTTTTTACGCCTTACCCGTACTGCAGCTCGTCGTAACCTACCAAATG GTATTAAATGAAACCGGCCAACAAGATTTATGTTACTACAATTTCTTATGCGCGCATCCTTTGGGTTTTCTCAGCGATTTTAATCACGTTTTCTCCAATATAGGTTATATTTTATTGGGCgtactttttttgataataacgtATCTTAGGGAACAATCCCACAAAGACGCCGATTTCGATAAG GAATTCGGTATTCCTCAACACTATGGTATGTTTTACGCCATGGGGGTGGCTTTGATAATGGAAGGTATACTTAGCGGAAGCTACCACGTTTGCCCTAAttctttgaattttcaatttg atTCTAGTTTTATGTACGTAATGGCAGTACTTTGTATGgtgaaattatatcaaaatcgtcatccaGATATAAACGCTAACGCCTATACTACATTCGGAGTATTAGCTTTAGCAGTGGTACTCG CGATGATAGGAATATTGGAACCGAATCAATACTTTTGGATAACTTTTGTTATCATCCATATATTAATGTGCTTTTATCTAAGTGTAAAAGTATATTACATGGGATGTTGGAGATTAC GTGATTTAtctttacaaaaattcaaacagGTTTGGATATACGACTTCTGGTCAGGACCGGCTAACGTTGTTAGACCTTGCCACAAAG CTCGGTTTGTGTTACTTTTCTTGGGAAACTTGTGCAATTGGGGTCTGGATGCTTTTGCTTTATATCGATTACCGAAAAACTTTCCTGTCTTCCTATTGACCATATTTATGACGAATACTATGTTGTACTTCGTTTTTTACATTGTGATGAAG TACATCAATAAAGAGAAAGTAAGGCTCTTGACTTGGGCTTTCCTAATTGTTTCCGGGGTGTGCGCTATTTCCGCAATGTATTTTTTCTTGCACAAAGCTATATCTTGGAAg AGAACGGCGGCGCAATCGAGACAATTCAACGTAGAATGTAAACTATTTCGTTTTTACGATTATCACGACATATGGCACTTTTTGAGCGCCATAGGaatgttttttacttttatgGTATTATTAACTCTCGATGATGATCTTTCGCACACGCATCATTCTCAAATTCCAGTATTTTAA
- the LOC130899372 gene encoding SID1 transmembrane family member 1-like isoform X1: MYKVIFLLLSLCLAVSESVQHNPAEYVILKYNETYTNTINNNKEYLLEVTETINDTVNANPPRIWIQSNATVSFPLMIVARQTKEMISWQLPLEIEGDVGEFVYNYTTKTMCHDILKHYRMNGRHQKMIQENSFISIATSSNKTINFTIEVRKQNTFTIELSKEHKFNITPSQPSYFFYNFTTDDSLIKKGDSNYETVILEVNSDDDICMVVSIQNISCPVFDTNQDVTFRGFYETVNKKGGITIPKYKFPQGFYIVFVAKPDDYACEKSGFSNVNNSERVKQISLVIKPSITYSDYVMAVLITLGCIGGFYIIFGLPYFFYTVKATTPRAMEYVDNFSTTPNARIVRLKVTRTFDGTEMANVQRTISTMSGPSVDITDYDTLNEVDIDKNLRLGRGQPFLIDLARKPPKELTKKSYLYLYNVLTVAIFYALPVLQLVVTYQMVLNETGQQDLCYYNFLCAHPLGFLSDFNHVFSNIGYILLGVLFLIITYLREQSHKDADFDKEFGIPQHYGMFYAMGVALIMEGILSGSYHVCPNSLNFQFDSSFMYVMAVLCMVKLYQNRHPDINANAYTTFGVLALAVVLAMIGILEPNQYFWITFVIIHILMCFYLSVKVYYMGCWRLRDLSLQKFKQVWIYDFWSGPANVVRPCHKARFVLLFLGNLCNWGLDAFALYRLPKNFPVFLLTIFMTNTMLYFVFYIVMKYINKEKVRLLTWAFLIVSGVCAISAMYFFLHKAISWKRTAAQSRQFNVECKLFRFYDYHDIWHFLSAIGMFFTFMVLLTLDDDLSHTHHSQIPVF, from the exons ATGTacaaagttatatttttattattatcattgtgcTTAGCTGTGTCCGAAAGTGTGCAACATAACCCCGCAGAATACGTTATActtaaatataatgaaacatACACtaatactataaataataacaaagaaTATCTTCTAGAAGTAACAGAAACTATT AATGACACAGTTAATGCGAATCCTCCAAGAATATGGATTCAAAGCAACGCAACTGTGTCTTTTCCTTTAATGATAGTAGCAAGACAAACTAAAGAAATGATATCGTGGCAATTGCCTTTAGAAATCGAAGGAGACGTAGGTGAATTCGTATATAATTACACCACAAAAACTATGTGCCACGACATACTAAAACATTATAGAATGAACG GGAGACATCAGAAAATGATACAGGAAAATTCGTTTATTTCTATAGCTACATCTTCgaataaaactattaatttcacCATAGAAGTTAGGAAACAAAATACTTTTACCATAGAACTTTCCAAGGAGCATAAGTTCAATATTACTCCAAGTCAACCcag CTACTTCTTTTACAATTTCACCACAGACGATTCTTTGATAAAAAAGGGGGACTCTAATTACGAAACCGTCATTTTAGAAGTCAATTCAGACGACGATATCTGCATGGTTGTCAGTATACAAAATATAAGT TGCCCTGTTTTCGATACCAATCAAGATGTAACGTTCAGGGGGTTCTACGAAACCGTTAACAAGAAAGGAGGTATCACAATTCCT aaatacaAATTTCCCCAAGGTTTTTACATAGTGTTTGTCGCAAAACCCGACGATTACGCTTGCGAAAAATCGGGTTTTAGTAACGTAAATAATTCAGAGAGGGTGAAACAAATTTCCCTCGTTATTAAACCCAGTATTACATATTCCGATTACGTTATGGCCGTTTTAATTACTTTGGGATGTATAG GTggtttctatataatttttggtcttccgtattttttttatactgtaaAGGCAACTACACCGAGAGCAATGGAgtatgttgataatttttcaaccACGCCAAATGCAC GAATTGTTAGGCTGAAGGTCACGCGAACATTCGATGGCACAG AAATGGCTAATGTTCAACGTACCATATCCACAATGTCTGGCCCCTCGGTAGATATAACTGATTACGATACGTTAAACGAAGTAGatatcgataaaaatttgaggttaggtcGAGGACAACCGTTCCTGATAGATTTAGCCCGAAAACCCCCTAAAGAATTAACGAAAAAATCttatttgtatttatacaaCGTTCTCACGGTGGCCATTTTTTACGCCTTACCCGTACTGCAGCTCGTCGTAACCTACCAAATG GTATTAAATGAAACCGGCCAACAAGATTTATGTTACTACAATTTCTTATGCGCGCATCCTTTGGGTTTTCTCAGCGATTTTAATCACGTTTTCTCCAATATAGGTTATATTTTATTGGGCgtactttttttgataataacgtATCTTAGGGAACAATCCCACAAAGACGCCGATTTCGATAAG GAATTCGGTATTCCTCAACACTATGGTATGTTTTACGCCATGGGGGTGGCTTTGATAATGGAAGGTATACTTAGCGGAAGCTACCACGTTTGCCCTAAttctttgaattttcaatttg atTCTAGTTTTATGTACGTAATGGCAGTACTTTGTATGgtgaaattatatcaaaatcgtcatccaGATATAAACGCTAACGCCTATACTACATTCGGAGTATTAGCTTTAGCAGTGGTACTCG CGATGATAGGAATATTGGAACCGAATCAATACTTTTGGATAACTTTTGTTATCATCCATATATTAATGTGCTTTTATCTAAGTGTAAAAGTATATTACATGGGATGTTGGAGATTAC GTGATTTAtctttacaaaaattcaaacagGTTTGGATATACGACTTCTGGTCAGGACCGGCTAACGTTGTTAGACCTTGCCACAAAG CTCGGTTTGTGTTACTTTTCTTGGGAAACTTGTGCAATTGGGGTCTGGATGCTTTTGCTTTATATCGATTACCGAAAAACTTTCCTGTCTTCCTATTGACCATATTTATGACGAATACTATGTTGTACTTCGTTTTTTACATTGTGATGAAG TACATCAATAAAGAGAAAGTAAGGCTCTTGACTTGGGCTTTCCTAATTGTTTCCGGGGTGTGCGCTATTTCCGCAATGTATTTTTTCTTGCACAAAGCTATATCTTGGAAg AGAACGGCGGCGCAATCGAGACAATTCAACGTAGAATGTAAACTATTTCGTTTTTACGATTATCACGACATATGGCACTTTTTGAGCGCCATAGGaatgttttttacttttatgGTATTATTAACTCTCGATGATGATCTTTCGCACACGCATCATTCTCAAATTCCAGTATTTTAA